The Papaver somniferum cultivar HN1 chromosome 3, ASM357369v1, whole genome shotgun sequence genome includes a region encoding these proteins:
- the LOC113357291 gene encoding autophagy-related protein 18h-like, producing the protein MRKGKGNGSSSNGLLPNSLRIISSCIKTVSTNANTIASTVRSASASVASSVSAASPDDQKDQVLWAGFDKLVLGPSISKKVLLLGYSNGFQVLDIEDASNVSELVSKRGGPVTFLQMQPTPIMSSHEGFTKFQPLLLVVAGEENNSSSLAQGLDHVNRPIRDGNVGSDIRPRVSSPTAVRFYSLRSHTYAHILRFRSAVYMVRCSPRIVAVGLAAQIYCFDAVTLENKFSVMTYPVPQSGGQEMLRVNTGYGAMAVGPRWLAYPSNNPLSTNISRLSPQNLTSSPGVSPSTSPSNGILVARYAMESSKQLAAGIINLGDVGYKTMSKYYKELSPDGPSSPVSSNSSWKTGRLRSASQSNETDIAGMVVIEDFVSRVIVSQFRAHTSPISALCFDPSGTLLVTASVYGNSINIFRIMPSLLKNESCTPSYDWSNNHVHLYKLYRGLTAAVIRDISFSHYSQWIAIVSSRGTCHIFILSPFGGEVGLQTRNSVSDGPTAEPSLTSPWWSSSSCAINQHSFPPPSPVTLSVISRIKNNSSGWLNTVANAAASATGKVTQPPTGAVAVTFYNSLSRHLLLNAMKGNSLEHLLVYTPSGHLVQHELLPSLEAESSDSDSGTSLGALVRNDEELKVKAQPAQWWNVCRRSNWPEKAENISRVTSDAHEVSDPVGGIFFVKPQEKQHGYLSNAEVQIGSGEIRIWQKSKISFHIMVPSREIEAEFTKDFFGGEVEIEKILVRGVEVKRKDLLPVFDHFHHVKSDQSESGSFAGRHSSNSSFEPYESHFTEDTGSPNHDPMNTGSFESSNSGSSGNPNDFDKMKSFKVAELKESSTVRVNGPERGINVIPSTLLSQNLARKDHLSEQRYNCVINGVSFLKSDFVSIEGIMKVGTPSNGSEVSEISNPSSGRSDPIDLRDTVDFGHCFQEDYCEVSELNGCQKSAEVIHGSYDHRAREKVAKDEEDDDMPGGMFAFSEEG; encoded by the exons ATGAGGAAAGGAAAAGGAAATGGTAGCAGTAGTAATGGGTTATTACCAAATTCACTTAGAATAATATCATCTTGTATTAAAACTGTTTCTACTAATGCCAATACTATTGCTTCAACTGTTCGTTCTGCTAGTGCTTCTGTAGCTTCTTCAGTTTCTGCTGCTTCTCCTGATGATCAGAAAGATCAG GTATTATGGGCTGGATTTGACAAGCTAGTGCTAGGTCCATCTATTTCCAAGAAAGTTCTCCTACTTGGTTACTCAAATGGCTTTCAAGTCCTTGACATTGAGGATGCTTCTAATGTTAGTGAATTGGTTTCAAAGCGTGGTGGTCCTGTTACATTCCTACAAATGCAGCCCACCCCCATAATGTCCTCTCATGAAGGGTTTACAAAATTTCAGCCATTACTGTTAGTTGTAGCAGGggaagaaaacaatagctctagTCTGGCTCAAGGCCTCGACCATGTGAATAGGCCGATCAGAGATGGAAATGTTGGATCTGATATAAGACCCCGTGTTTCCTCCCCAACAGCTGTTAGGTTTTACTCTTTAAGGTCTCACACGTATGCCCATATCCTGAGATTCCGTTCTGCTGTATATATGGTAAGATGCAGTCCGCGAATTGTAGCAGTCGGCCTTGCAGCACAA ATATACTGCTTTGACGCTGTTACTCTTGAGAACAAGTTCAGTGTTATGACCTATCCAGTGCCTCAGAGTGGGGGACAAGAAATGCTCAGGGTCAACACTGGTTATGGTGCGATGGCTGTGGGTCCAAGGTGGTTAGCTTATCCTTCCAACAATCCTCTATCAACAAACATTTCCCGGCTAAGTCCTCAGAATCTGACCTCCTCTCCAGGTGTGAGTCCGTCAACCTCTCCTAGCAATGGAATCTTAGTTGCTCGTTATGCTATGGAGTCTAGTAAACAGTTAGCTGCTGGGATCATTAATTTGGGTGACGTGGGATACAAAACTATGTCTAAATATTACAAAGAACTTTCACCTGATGGTCCAAGCTCTCCGGTATCCTCGAATTCAAGCTGGAAAACTGGTAGGCTTAGATCAGCGTCACAATCAAATGAAACAGATATTGCTGGAATG GTTGTTATTGAGGACTTTGTCTCCAGAGTGATTGTATCGCAATTTAGAGCTCACACAAGTCCGATTTCTGCACTATGTTTTGATCCAAGTGGAACCCTTCTGGTCACTGCCTCGGTATATGGGAACAGTATAAATATCTTCCGCATTATGCCTTCCTTGTTGAAAAATGAATCATGTACTCCAAGCTATGACTGGAGTAATAATCACGTGCATCTTTATAAGTTATATCGTGGACTGACAGCAGCT GTCATTCGAGATATAAGTTTTAGTCATTATAGTCAGTGGATAGCTATTGTTTCGTCGAGGGGGACTTGCCATATATTCATCTTATCCCCTTTTGGTGGTGAGGTTGGTCTTCAAACACGAAATTCGGTTAGTGATGGACCAACCGCCGAACCAAGTCTCACTTCTCCATGGTGGTCTTCTTCATCTTGCGCAATAAATCAGCATTCCTTTCCCCCACCATCACCTGTCACCTTATCTGTAATAAGCAGGATAAAGAATAACAGCTCTGGCTGGCTGAACACAGTTGCTAATGCGGCAGCCTCAGCAACAGGAAAGGTAACCCAACCACCAACTGGTGCTGTTGCCGTTACTTTTTACAATTCTTTATCCCGTCATCTTCTGCTCAATGCCATGAAGGGCAATTCCTTGGAGCACCTGTTGGTTTATACCCCATCTGGTCATTTAGTTCAACATGAACTTCTGCCATCTCTTGAGGCAGAATCAAGTGATAGTGACTCTGGAACTAGTTTAGGTGCACTGGTACGAAATGATGAGGAGTTGAAGGTGAAGGCTCAACCTGCTCAATGGTGGAATGTCTGTCGAAGATCAAATTGGCCAGAAAAAGCAGAAAATATTTCTCGGGTTACCTCTGACGCACATGAAGTTTCAGATCCTGTTGGGggtattttttttgtaaaaccccAAGAAAAACAACACGGGTATCTTTCTAACGCAGAGGTGCAGATAGGATCTGGTGAGATACGCATATGGCAGAAGTCTAAG ATTTCCTTCCATATCATGGTTCCTTCGAGGGAGATTGAGGCGGAATTCACTAAAGATTTTTTTGGTGGCGAGGTTGAAATTGAAAAGATCCTAGTTCGTGGTGTTGAAGTTAAAAGAAAGGACTTGTTGCCAGTCTTTGACCATTTCCATCATGTTAAATCAGATCAGAGTGAAAG TGGTTCGTTTGCTGGAAGACACTCAAGTAATTCATCTTTTGAACCTTACGAGAGCCATTTTACAGAAGACACTGGTAGTCctaaccatgatcccatgaataCCGGATCATTTGAAAGCTCAAATTCAG gttcaagtggaaatccaaatgattttgataaaatgaaatctttcaaagttgctgAACTCAAAGAATCTAGCACAGTCAGGGTAAATGGACCTGAAAGGGGCATCAATGTTATTCCATCTACCCTACTGAGCCAGAACTTGGCAAGAAAAGATCATCTTTCTGAGCAGCGTTACAATTGTGTTATAAATGGTGTATCATTTTTAAAAAGTGATTTTGTTTCCATTGAAGGAATTATGAAAGTAGGAACACCTTCAAATGGAAGTGAGGTGAGTGAAATTTCAAACCCAAGTTCTGGTCGATCTGATCCTATTGATTTGCGAGACACAGTAGATTTTGGTCATTGTTTTCAAGAGGATTACTGTGAAGTGTCAGAGCTCAATGGATGTCAAAAATCAGCTGAAGTTATTCATGGAAGTTATGATCATCGTGCGAGAGAAAAAGTGGCTAAAGATGAAGAGGACGACGACATGCCTGGGGGCATGTTTGCCTTTTCTGAAGAAG GTTGA